The segment tatcgctccagctccccccccccaaaaaaaaaaccctatttttatcctaagaaaattttataccacccctccacccccaccctccaaaacagTCCTAGTTGATACAAGCAAAATATTGCTGCAGGtggactgaagaaaaaaaaacagttacatTAAATCTGAACAGAATAAATATTCAGCAGTCAGAATATAATAACAAGACTCTTGGGCCAGGGAGACAAATCAAAGACTAATGCTTATGCTTTCTTTGCAAGTGAGAGGCCTGAGGTCCAGAACTGGCACCTCATCACTGCAAGGTGGGGCCTGGTGGGGAACAGGACTCTGTATGCTGtttatgagatatatatatatatatataatatatatatatatatagtaacatatatataaaataataatgtaatatatatctccacacacatacatgtaaagACACAgggaatttgaatttgaaagGATTGTAATAGATTACTATGCAACATTAGTTAGTAGAAAGattgttttaacattttaaagcagaaacagggctgtgttggggctggagagagagcatagcATGTAGGGTTGCTTCCTTGAATTTGCCAACCTggctggcatctcatatgatctttgattccaccaggagtggtccctgaacattgTTACAAACCCCCTCCACATCCCACCGTGCAAAAAAAGGCTTCATAAATAACCTCTTAAACTCAGAGCAGTTAACATGATAATATAGAAAGTAAGCATTGATagaactcaaaagcaaaaaaaaattattttgaagttaaCAAAATTCTGATGGAAAGTCTGTAGGCAGTGTCACAAAGAAGTAATTGGTGCATTGTATAAGCCTTCTTGAGGCATTTTAACAGCATTTTAACTTTAGAAAAGAAAGTGACCAGAGCCTAGGATAAAGACATCAACTGAGAAAGCTGTGGCTGGAGCATGTTTGTGGGGGAAAACTACAAAGAGATACTTTTTTGTGGTTGAATTGACATGGCACTGTAGCTTTAGCATTTATGTTACTGCACATCTACCACTACCAAAGTGCCAAAGACTCCATCTCCATCATTATCCTTGCATCAGTACTTCTCCCCAAACAATCTGCTTTCCTCACTCACTTGTACTCTCAGCTCTGTTGTCAAAGTCCAAGGGTTCATTATCATTAggataatatttaattttcttgcttgtttctttatataaaacATGAGTGAGATAATTTGGTCTTCTGATTTTGGATATGTGTAATTTGAGGTGTCTGCTCGAGCTGCTTTGGCATTTAGAAGTTTGACCTAGGCTTAATTTAGAAATTAAGTAGGCAGCATTTAAAGTAGGATGCAACCAGATGCCATCTTAATAAATAAGGCCTTGTAAAGTTTATTCTTCTCTCCAACCCCAGCTTCCACATGTACACAAATTACATTTTGTTTCACCATACCAAACTGACTGTAGTTTTGGGAAAACGGTCATTCCTGTTGTGAACATTTTCTACTTTCTGCATAGAATAAATTTCTAACCCTTCCATCATTTGCAGTCTTTCCCAGGATCACTTCCACTATAGAATTTTCCAGCTTTTTGCACGTACACTTTTATTACTATAATATGTTAGGTAGGCTTGTAAATCTCAGTAGGTGCAAAATCTTTTGAATTCTCATTGCACCtaccttcttaaactgtgggtcataACCCATAACTAAATATGGAGGTTGCAAAAACTGGCAATCATGAAAAGTTTCAACAATCAGAAGTTCAGTATATTGCATGTGCTGAATTTGAAGTTTCTGGTAGTGTTTCCCTGGGTGTACTTATTAGGCAAAAAGGGGTCACaaatagaaaaagtttaagaagcctgggttagggccagaaagatgatACTTTTTTGGGGATGAGACactttttcttgcatgtggccaacccagtttgactTCCACCACCCATTTGGTCCTCCAGCTGCTGTGAAGAGAGATCTTTGAGTGCTacatactctgagcactgctgcatgtagccaacccttcCTCGCCCACAATTTAAGAAGCCCTGGCTTAGCACATTAGGTGCTTTGATAGGATAGTCACTGATAACTGAAGTGTGCTTTCAATGGGTAGAAAAAGATGTACACAGAATTCTTAAAAGTGCTGACTCTTCTTTTAACATAAAAGTTCTTttgatacatttttgttttgggagggcaCTATTCCCAGAGGTGCTTAGTATTccatgcactgctgggtatcTATCTTGGTaccttacacatgcaaagcaggcccTCTATCCCTGAGCAACATCCCAAGACCCacagctttttaattttaagtcagCTTcctattgtcatcatcatcaaatGCAGGGAAACATTAAGCCATGTATTCCAGAAAGACTTAATGTTGTGATCTATATTTAGACTTGATCTGCCTACCCTAATGGATTAGGGAAGTAGTAATTAACTTGTGTTAAGTTCAATTTAACATACTATGCCATTCGCCACCCTTTTCTTCTGTGTGAAGCAACTTTtatgcactgttgggtgtgacccagaaatgaaCACACAGAGGGCTgagaatgtagctcagtgataaagTACATGCTTTGTGCCTATAAGATCCAGTTTCTACCCCTGCCTtagccaataaaagaaaaaattgtggaTAGGATGTCAATACTTGTACTTTATAGGAAAATGgtgttttatttctgtctttaaaaaggaaaagatctGATTGTGCATTATTATGAGCAcagttggtttgtttggggttttgtgtgtggtgtttgtgtgtgtgtgtgtgtgtgtttttgttttgtttctgctttttgggtcacacccagcgatgctcaggggtcactcctggctttgcactcaggaattacccctggcggcgctcaggggaccatatgggatgctgggaatcgaacccgggtcggctgcatgcaaggcagatgccctacccgctgtgctatcactccagccccaagagcacaGTTGTTTTTTGAATGAGCTATAACCGGGTTAAAGAAGACatcgggccagagtgatagtacagtggtagcgcatttgccttgcacgaggccacccagatttgatccctggcactccatacagtccctcaagcactgccatgagtgatttccGAGCATAGAGCCATGATTAGGccttagcatcactggatgtgacccaaacacacagtAATATGACTAGTGAAAGATGATAGGGACAGATAACTAATTTCAGAAGGctaaatttatttgcatttaatcATGTCACTATGTATATTGATAGACCATAACAgatttctagatttttaaaagatgcttgCATCTTGAGAATTTGTCAGGGATAAGAAATGTAGTGTGCtcagatttattttacttttgtggaGGCCAGACTTGGGTGCTGGAAAACCCCAGGGCCACTCCCCATAGTACTCTGGAGCCAGCAGGACCTTCACCCACCTACCTGACTGCTGGAATTGGGGAGGGGCAGGTAAGAGGTGAGGCATCAAGTGCAGAACCTCACTCACCCATGCAGAACTCTACCACTTGAAACAACATCCTTGGTACTACACTCCAGTTTTAAGAAGACAGAAATATATGGCAGGGAAGTCAGTCACAATGACAAAAGGCAGTAGCATAAGGATAAAATTTATtggagtggggccagagtgatagtacagcaggtagggcacttaactggacacagccaacccagatttgaaccctgacatcctgaggactgccaggagtgattcctgactctagagccaggagtaagccctgaatatcgtTCAGTGCAGcctcaaaccaaaatatatatatatatatataatctcctggggattggagagatagtatggtcaGTAGCTTTGCACTTGGGCTgacttgggttagatccccagcacctcctattgtccccaaagcccaccaggaatgtGCCACGTGCAGCTGGGTGTGCTTAACAGCTGGgtcatttataataattataacgtaattaaatagatttttataaatcTAATTGAACTATGCTTTTTTCCCCAGGATATTATAACAACATATCCTTCTATATTAatcaaaagtatcactgtatcacgttcgtcccgttgctcatcaattgctcgagcgagcaccagtaatatctccattgtgagacttgttactgttttgggcataccgaatacgccatgggtagcttgcctggctctcccaagaggggtggaggacttgaacctgggtaggccgtgcaaggcaaactccctatccgctgtgctatcgctccagttacactctttttaaaaactgcttttttttttctgtcgtTATAAAAGTGACTAGGATTTTAATTTAGTCATTTCTCCACAGTATAGGTATAATCTACATATAGATCATGCAAATGATTAATTAGGGTGTATTGTTTCTATTACCCTGCTGCTGACAGCCATTGTTTTCTGAACCTAGCTAGCTTTGTGAAAGTATAATTAATATTGTCTTGTGCTGTTGGTggcactagataatttatttttaatttaatttgaacgttttaatttttttatttatttattggcatgcccagcaggtgctcaggggttacttctggctttgcactcaggaattacgtctGGTGGGgtaggagaccgtatgggatgctgggaatcaaatctggtaggcctgtgtgcaaggcaagcatcctagccactgtactatctctccagctccttttagatcatttttaaaatgtttatttccatCCCCCTCTACTATTTAGGGAATTTACTAATATTAGTGTTAGTGGTAATGGGATGAAAATTAGTAGATGCTATTCAGATTTCTCTTATCAATTGGATCACCTTTAAACTTATGTCAATAAAATTGACTTAAGCTGTGAGGAGTCCCTTTTGCTCTATAGGCAATCCAACATTTGTATGAAACTGTGTGTGTTTCGTTTTTGGGTGCTTGGAGCatattgctcaggggttgctcctagcagtgctggggatcaaagccagcactccagccctttgagctctctccctaccctgaaactttttaaagctttaaTCTTTTTTCCTAtataactttttgctttttgggtcacacccagcgatgctcaggggttactcctggctctgcactcaggaattactcctggcggtgcttgggggaccatgtgggatgctggatcggccatgtgtaaggcaaacaccctacctgctgtgctgttgctccagacttttctttataacttttttaaaaaaggtatttgAGCACCTGATGATCCTCAGAGGTTactaccagctctgtgctcagaaattactcctagcaaacTGGGGGAACAatacaaggtgccagggattaaactggggacagttgtgtgcaaagcaagcaccttccctgctgtgctgtctctagcCCCTTTGAGATATAGAGTGCTAGTATTGGCTTTTCTAAGTAATTTTCGTACttgaaggttttgtttttgttttcccaaaaTGTGAATTCCCACAAACCATTTCTTGTAGGTATAAGGGAAGGTCTAGGAATCTGGTTTGGATGCTGCTTTATATGACATGTAGACATTCCTGTTTTAATTTAACTAtgcatgtttttgtatttttggatttttgagaATACTCTGAGTAAGgttatttaaacaatattttaagaagtgtgattgaggactggagcaatagtacagctgggaggtcatttaccttgcacacaaccaatgttggtttgatacctgacattccctatggtcccctgatagcctccaggagtaattcctgagtgcagagctaggtatgacccagaaaccggaaaaaaatgtttttgaagtgTGATTGCTTTCTTACCCACAGTGTCAGTGATCAAACCGCACACATGCAGCACAGTCATCTgaactgagctacatcccagacTAAGACATGTACCGCTTAGACTTTCTGGTATATATTGTCTCATAGAGACTAAAATCGATACTCAATTTTACATTCCATTAGTAGAGTATTAGAATCCCATATAttagtccttttttttaaaaaaaaaagtagtaattattattttgtgttttataactAATGAAactgattatattttattgagtaCATTTTGGTTTGTTCCAGTAGCCGGATCGAGCTGGGAGATGTGACACCACACAATATTAAACAGTTgaagagattgaaccaggtcatcTTTCCAGTCAGCTACAATGACAAGTTCTACAAGGATGTGCTGGAGGTTGGTGAGCTAGCAAAACTTGGTATGTTTTCCCCCCCctcattttatttgttaatttatgtTCTGTCTCTTAGCTTTTAATGTAATCTCCTTAACGATTTGGAAATGGGGGTGattgaaattttgagaaaaactaaaataaaatacttaaattttgaAAGGAATTGCTCAGTACATTTTCTTACTatttcatgtgtttgtgtgtttttgcatATTAGCTTTACACTGgagattttaattttctgtgaATATACAGGGTGGGGGCAGTAATTGAGTCTTGAATGTTTGAGTGGCTGGTGGCAATAGTTTAGTCCTAGGAGATGAAAGAATTCAACGAATGTGTCATTTTGtctgttcaactttttttttcttccatcacAGCCTATTTCAATGATATTGCAGTAGGTGCAGTATGCTGTAGGGTGGATCATTCACAGAATCAGAAGAGACTTTACATCATGACACTAGGATGTCTGGCTCCATACCGAAGGCTAGGAATAGGTAAgactgtgttgttgtttttttaaacttcttcaaagaaacaaattatttcctgttcattgtttcttttagacATACTAGGAACGAGTTATAAGTGAAAATAACTGGTTAATCAGTATCTACCTGATGTTTGTCTAATAAATTCCACTGTAGGCTCAAATATTAAGGTGTATGTATAATTTTGAGGTTGGTTTTTAATGAGGTTATTTATTTGTCTTAATAGGAACTAAAATGTTAAATCATGTCTTAAACATCTGTGAAAAAGATGGCACTTTTGACAACATTTACCTGTAAGTAGCATTATACTTAAATGTTGACAACAGAATTCTTTATTAGGGACTTTTAAAATCTGATTATTACTTCTTTCGAACATAGAAAAAGTTtcatactgattttattttaaaaataatgaacctaaggggctggagcaatagcacagcgggtagggcgtttgccttgcacgcggctgacccaggtttgattctcagcgttccatatggttccctgagcaccgccaggggtgattcctgagtgcaaagccaggagtaacttctgttgctggttgtgacccaaaaagcaataataataataataataatgatgatgatgatgaacctaaaataaagtatattatcaGGCCTGCAGGAGGCTCAAGAgagaatatatttcttttaagtgcaaaatcctgggttcaatcccgacacTAAATGGACTGCTTGTACCAGGAGTATGGTGCTGGACCtatcagttttattattattagattttcattttcctttattgttgctgtgttttgtttgtttgggggctacacatggtgatactcagggtttcctccggctttgtgctcaaggatagatcctgctggtggtgctcaggtgatcagTTCCCTGGGTTTGAGCATTGATCAGCGTTACAgaaggccttgcacgcggccgacccgggttcgatccccggcatcccacatggtcccccaagcacctccaggagtaattcctgagtgcagagccaggagtaacccctgagcatcgctttaTTATCTTGGAGTAGGAATTTGGAATTATAAGGACAAAACCAGTATAAACTCAAGACTTCAGAATTTAAGATGCAGTATCTTTAATACTACTTTTCTCAAGTTTATACATTGTGTTTTGTTAAGACTTTGAGGGACATGTTCATTTTTAAGAGTTGAATAATCAAAATTAGAGAGTACATAGCTGGTAGGCTACTTGTATTTTAAGTGATCTCAGATTGAAAAGCAAGATTAAAAACAACCATTAATTGTCTTC is part of the Sorex araneus isolate mSorAra2 chromosome 2, mSorAra2.pri, whole genome shotgun sequence genome and harbors:
- the NAA50 gene encoding N-alpha-acetyltransferase 50 isoform X1, with protein sequence MKGSRIELGDVTPHNIKQLKRLNQVIFPVSYNDKFYKDVLEVGELAKLAYFNDIAVGAVCCRVDHSQNQKRLYIMTLGCLAPYRRLGIGTKMLNHVLNICEKDGTFDNIYLHVQISNESAIDFYRKFGFEVIETKKNYYKRIEPADAHVLQKNLKVPSGQNADVQKTDN
- the NAA50 gene encoding N-alpha-acetyltransferase 50 isoform X2, encoding MKGRIELGDVTPHNIKQLKRLNQVIFPVSYNDKFYKDVLEVGELAKLAYFNDIAVGAVCCRVDHSQNQKRLYIMTLGCLAPYRRLGIGTKMLNHVLNICEKDGTFDNIYLHVQISNESAIDFYRKFGFEVIETKKNYYKRIEPADAHVLQKNLKVPSGQNADVQKTDN